In Gimesia benthica, a single window of DNA contains:
- a CDS encoding PVC-type heme-binding CxxCH protein, with amino-acid sequence MTGLSPARLLASALLFSAVCSLSSLAAAEIKPPRSLDPRIKIELFAAEPDIVTVTGLTVDQRGRVFVVESHTHFRPENYEGPKTDRIRLLEDTTGDGRADRIQTFYEGSTETMNVAAHPDGWIYVATRSSIFRLRDKDDDGKADLRQNLVQLETTATYPHNGFSGFAFDFFNNIYFGMGENEGADAELVGDFGNIYFTLGQNYGDDATLVGKGSIRIPALRGEGGIFRCRTDGSRLERIATGFWNPFHLCFDVYGRMFVGDNDPGNRPPCRLLTIVQGGDYGYRRRTLEPFIAVNAETPGTLPMTSSTGESPTGVISYESDQLPADYRGDLLVASWGEHRIDRYHLTPDGASFKTTTQPVIAGEEHFRPAGIAVGPDGCLYVGDWADRSYPLHGKGRVWKISAVKPELSPRENQLTSPDWQQRQNTARNLLAQKKPGIEKLQVSLSNTDPRVRAVALNALASVNKLTPALIAGLLKDREPDIREQAVTILPANQVDFAQVARADQSPAVQAAALRRISNKQSLPLLFERLHSSDPFMQQAAREGLRQTLTNAELAELFSQNDDPAVRLAAIFLLKESNTSADVSLLKQALKDHSPDVRFFAVEWIGRDQLKPFRETLVADLASQATTPDLLKAYLASIAQLDGVMKDWTRGTTGDWWVTKSQAQQLAARLLDLPETSPEVLKQILLFLPAKHPALSEAKLTSLTQSIDAGVRTEAIRSLRDLKTKTARQLLLQLANNSKADANLRAEAIIGLSATQPENVKPLLKLAADTNPIVANEALRTLRGASLTPAQQATLKQLAAENYATNALVQRVLNQNPTETKPNRDELSEWMQTLAGPADPRAGQRLFFHPQGPGCFRCHQIDGRGQQVGPGLIRTNGRIALNRERLVEAIINPSKDIDPGFLPLTIVTIDGQTASGIYHKHNNKERSIYDSNGKIRSFKIDEIEEMVPSKTSIMPNGLVDQMTLQEFRDLLAYLLPESNSKSKPGSE; translated from the coding sequence ATGACCGGTCTTTCCCCAGCCCGACTGTTGGCTTCCGCTCTTTTGTTCTCCGCTGTCTGCAGCCTCTCCTCCCTGGCAGCAGCGGAGATCAAACCGCCTCGCTCACTCGATCCGCGGATCAAGATCGAACTTTTCGCTGCCGAACCGGACATCGTCACTGTCACCGGCCTCACCGTTGACCAGCGGGGACGCGTATTTGTCGTCGAAAGTCACACTCACTTTCGCCCCGAGAATTACGAGGGTCCCAAAACGGACCGGATTCGATTACTGGAGGACACCACAGGTGACGGTCGTGCCGACCGGATTCAGACGTTCTACGAAGGCTCGACCGAAACCATGAATGTCGCCGCTCATCCGGATGGCTGGATCTACGTTGCCACTCGTAGCTCCATTTTCCGACTGCGAGACAAAGACGACGACGGGAAAGCGGACCTCCGCCAGAATCTTGTTCAACTGGAAACCACCGCCACCTATCCGCACAACGGCTTCTCAGGCTTTGCATTCGACTTCTTTAACAACATCTATTTCGGCATGGGAGAAAACGAAGGAGCCGACGCTGAACTCGTGGGCGACTTCGGCAATATTTATTTCACTCTCGGCCAGAATTACGGAGACGATGCAACACTCGTCGGCAAAGGCAGCATCCGCATTCCCGCTCTGCGCGGAGAAGGAGGCATCTTCCGCTGTCGCACTGATGGCAGTCGCCTCGAACGTATCGCTACCGGCTTCTGGAATCCCTTCCATCTCTGCTTCGATGTCTACGGCCGCATGTTTGTTGGCGATAACGATCCCGGTAATCGTCCCCCCTGTCGCCTGCTGACCATCGTTCAGGGGGGTGACTACGGCTACCGGCGTCGCACACTCGAACCTTTTATCGCCGTCAACGCCGAAACCCCCGGCACCCTGCCCATGACCTCTTCTACCGGTGAGTCCCCTACAGGTGTCATCTCCTACGAATCCGACCAGCTCCCCGCCGACTATCGCGGCGACCTGCTCGTGGCCAGCTGGGGCGAACACCGTATTGACCGCTACCACCTCACCCCCGATGGTGCCTCTTTCAAAACCACCACGCAGCCAGTTATCGCTGGTGAAGAACACTTCCGTCCCGCGGGCATCGCCGTTGGTCCCGACGGCTGTCTGTATGTCGGCGACTGGGCCGATCGCTCTTACCCCCTGCATGGCAAAGGCCGCGTCTGGAAGATCAGCGCCGTAAAACCGGAACTGTCTCCCCGCGAAAATCAACTGACTTCCCCCGACTGGCAGCAACGTCAGAACACGGCGCGCAACTTACTCGCGCAGAAGAAGCCTGGTATCGAGAAACTCCAGGTTTCCCTCAGCAATACCGATCCTCGCGTCCGGGCCGTCGCCTTGAATGCCCTGGCCAGCGTTAACAAACTGACGCCCGCACTCATCGCCGGCCTGCTCAAAGACAGAGAACCCGACATCCGCGAACAGGCGGTCACGATTCTTCCCGCCAACCAGGTCGACTTCGCACAGGTTGCCCGGGCAGATCAGTCCCCCGCCGTCCAGGCTGCAGCCCTCAGACGCATCTCAAACAAACAGAGCCTGCCCCTGCTCTTCGAGCGTCTGCACAGCAGCGACCCGTTCATGCAGCAGGCCGCCCGTGAAGGGCTCCGACAGACACTGACCAACGCAGAGCTCGCTGAGTTGTTCTCCCAGAACGACGATCCCGCCGTCCGGCTGGCAGCGATCTTCCTGCTCAAAGAGAGCAATACATCAGCCGATGTAAGCCTGTTGAAACAGGCCCTCAAAGATCACAGTCCCGATGTGCGTTTCTTCGCCGTCGAATGGATCGGCCGTGATCAGCTCAAACCATTCCGCGAAACACTGGTCGCCGACCTCGCCAGTCAGGCTACGACCCCCGATTTACTCAAAGCCTACCTGGCTTCCATCGCGCAACTTGATGGCGTGATGAAAGACTGGACGCGGGGCACGACAGGCGACTGGTGGGTCACCAAATCTCAGGCACAGCAACTGGCCGCCCGCCTGCTGGATCTTCCCGAAACGTCTCCCGAAGTGTTAAAACAGATCCTGCTCTTCCTGCCCGCGAAACATCCTGCGTTGAGTGAAGCCAAACTGACCTCGCTGACACAATCCATTGACGCGGGAGTCCGTACCGAAGCGATCCGCAGTCTCCGTGATCTCAAAACGAAAACCGCCCGTCAGCTGCTGCTGCAGCTCGCTAATAATTCAAAAGCCGACGCCAACCTCCGCGCGGAAGCCATCATCGGACTCTCTGCCACTCAACCTGAAAATGTCAAACCTCTGCTCAAGCTCGCTGCCGACACGAATCCGATCGTCGCCAACGAAGCCCTGCGAACCCTGAGAGGTGCTTCACTCACCCCAGCACAGCAGGCGACCCTGAAACAGCTGGCTGCAGAGAACTACGCGACCAACGCTCTCGTTCAGCGGGTTCTGAATCAGAATCCTACAGAAACCAAACCGAACCGGGACGAACTCTCCGAGTGGATGCAGACCCTCGCCGGTCCCGCAGACCCCCGCGCCGGTCAGCGTCTCTTCTTTCATCCCCAGGGCCCCGGCTGCTTCCGCTGTCATCAGATCGACGGTCGCGGACAACAGGTGGGTCCCGGCCTGATTCGCACCAACGGTCGCATCGCTTTGAACCGGGAACGTCTGGTCGAAGCGATCATCAATCCCAGTAAAGATATTGACCCGGGCTTTCTCCCACTGACGATCGTCACCATCGATGGTCAGACCGCCTCGGGTATTTATCACAAGCACAATAATAAGGAACGTTCGATTTACGACTCCAACGGAAAAATCCGTTCGTTCAAAATCGACGAGATCGAAGAAATGGTCCCTTCCAAAACCTCGATCATGCCTAACGGCCTGGTGGACCAGATGACCCTCCAGGAATTTCGTGACCTGCTTGCCTACCTGCTGCCGGAATCGAATTCGAAGTCGAAACCCGGTTCCGAGTAA
- a CDS encoding SDR family NAD(P)-dependent oxidoreductase, which yields MSDSAFCDLTGKKAMVTGSSSGIGKAIALELAEAGADVLIHYRDSSQAAEAVVEEIRSRGRESDLLSLDLAHQEKYDDFINRAFQKWGALDIWVNNAGVDLLTGDQAKLEYGEKLEKLFNIDVRGTVLLSREVGRRMSEQGHGCILNIGWDQSDRGMEGASGELFATSKNAIMGFSRSLAVSLAPKVRVNCIAPGWILTAWGESASEVWQERVKQETPMDCWGTPQDIANMARFLCSREAAYITGQVINVNGGAVR from the coding sequence GTGTCTGACTCTGCGTTCTGCGATTTGACCGGTAAGAAAGCAATGGTGACCGGGTCCTCTTCGGGCATCGGAAAAGCTATTGCACTGGAGCTGGCTGAGGCGGGGGCGGACGTGCTGATCCATTATCGGGATTCGTCCCAGGCCGCAGAAGCTGTGGTGGAAGAGATCCGGAGTCGCGGACGGGAATCAGATCTGCTCTCCCTCGACCTGGCTCACCAGGAAAAGTATGACGATTTTATAAATCGAGCTTTTCAGAAATGGGGAGCATTGGACATTTGGGTGAATAACGCGGGCGTCGATCTGCTGACGGGAGATCAGGCCAAACTGGAGTATGGCGAGAAGCTCGAAAAACTGTTCAATATTGATGTGCGGGGAACCGTTCTGCTGTCGCGTGAAGTGGGACGTCGCATGAGCGAACAAGGTCATGGCTGTATACTCAATATCGGCTGGGACCAGTCGGATCGGGGAATGGAAGGCGCCAGTGGTGAGCTGTTTGCGACCAGCAAGAATGCCATCATGGGTTTCAGTCGTTCGCTGGCGGTCTCGCTGGCACCGAAGGTTCGCGTGAACTGCATCGCACCCGGCTGGATTCTGACGGCCTGGGGTGAATCGGCGAGTGAAGTCTGGCAGGAGCGAGTCAAACAGGAAACCCCGATGGACTGCTGGGGAACTCCCCAGGACATCGCCAACATGGCGCGGTTTCTTTGCAGTCGGGAAGCGGCTTACATTACCGGACAGGTCATCAATGTGAATGGGGGCGCCGTTCGCTGA
- a CDS encoding sialate O-acetylesterase, giving the protein MKIKLLLSVALFMGLFTVLSTTRAEEKASQLPPKEKFEIYLLIGQSNMAGRGKVDPATNKSHPRVLKLDKQGKWVPATDPLHFDKPKIAGVGPGSGFGPVIAEAKPGMTIGLIPAAVGGTPLSRWVKGGDLYERAVKLAKENQKYGEIKGAIWHQGEGDSSNPKLYNSYQKRLSGMIADLRKDLNEPDMPFVMGELGEFFTRPGAETVNKSLHGIAETVPATAVASSKGLPAKSDQVHFNAEAEREFGKRYAAQMLKLQKQAAEK; this is encoded by the coding sequence ATGAAAATTAAACTGCTGTTGAGTGTGGCCCTGTTCATGGGGCTGTTTACGGTTCTGAGTACAACCCGGGCGGAAGAGAAAGCGTCTCAGTTACCTCCCAAAGAAAAATTTGAAATCTATCTGCTGATCGGACAGTCAAATATGGCTGGTCGGGGGAAAGTCGATCCCGCGACTAACAAGTCGCATCCCCGGGTGTTGAAACTCGATAAGCAGGGAAAATGGGTGCCGGCCACCGATCCTTTGCACTTCGATAAACCCAAGATTGCCGGCGTGGGGCCCGGATCCGGATTTGGGCCCGTGATTGCTGAGGCAAAGCCGGGCATGACGATTGGGCTGATTCCCGCAGCCGTTGGCGGAACGCCCCTCAGTCGCTGGGTCAAAGGGGGCGATCTGTATGAACGTGCCGTCAAGCTGGCGAAAGAGAATCAGAAGTATGGCGAGATCAAAGGTGCAATCTGGCACCAGGGGGAAGGGGATTCTTCCAATCCGAAGCTGTATAACTCATACCAGAAGCGACTCTCGGGCATGATCGCGGATTTGCGCAAAGATCTGAACGAACCTGACATGCCTTTCGTCATGGGAGAACTGGGTGAGTTTTTCACACGCCCTGGTGCTGAGACCGTCAACAAGTCACTGCACGGAATTGCAGAGACGGTGCCTGCCACCGCGGTGGCCTCTTCAAAAGGTCTGCCTGCGAAAAGCGATCAGGTGCACTTCAATGCGGAAGCAGAGCGCGAGTTTGGCAAGCGTTATGCGGCACAGATGCTGAAACTGCAGAAGCAGGCTGCTGAGAAGTAA
- the sucD gene encoding succinate--CoA ligase subunit alpha: protein MSILVTEKTRVICQGITGKSGLFHSQQCREYGTPMLGGVTPGKGGTEVDGFPVFNTVEEAVEKTGANTSLIFVPPPFCGEAIMEAADAGIELIIAITEGVPVTDMVRVMEYLKDKPSRLIGPNCPGVITPGIAKIGIMPGYIHTPGSVGLISKSGTLTYEAAWQLGNIGLGQSTAIGIGGDPIIGTTFIDLLEMFQNDPATESIMLIGEIGGTAEIEAAEYIKEHVTKPVAGFIAGKTAPPGKRMGHAGAIISGGSGTADEKIAALEAAGVVVAESPADMGAAVKRAIEKAS from the coding sequence ATGAGTATTTTAGTTACTGAAAAGACACGCGTCATTTGCCAGGGGATCACCGGTAAATCCGGGCTGTTTCACAGCCAGCAGTGCCGGGAATATGGCACACCGATGCTGGGGGGCGTGACTCCCGGCAAAGGGGGAACCGAGGTTGATGGTTTCCCGGTATTCAACACCGTGGAAGAAGCGGTCGAGAAGACCGGTGCCAATACCAGCCTGATCTTCGTGCCACCTCCATTCTGTGGCGAAGCGATCATGGAAGCTGCTGATGCGGGTATCGAACTGATCATCGCGATCACCGAAGGTGTTCCCGTCACCGATATGGTACGGGTGATGGAATACCTCAAAGACAAGCCGAGCCGTCTGATTGGTCCCAACTGCCCGGGTGTGATTACTCCCGGGATCGCGAAGATCGGCATTATGCCCGGTTACATTCATACGCCCGGTTCCGTTGGCCTGATCAGCAAGAGTGGTACGCTGACTTACGAAGCGGCCTGGCAGCTGGGGAACATTGGTCTGGGGCAGAGCACGGCGATTGGTATTGGTGGTGACCCGATTATCGGGACGACCTTCATCGATCTTTTGGAGATGTTCCAGAACGATCCTGCGACCGAGTCGATCATGCTGATCGGTGAGATCGGGGGAACCGCTGAAATCGAAGCAGCGGAATACATCAAAGAGCATGTGACCAAGCCGGTTGCCGGTTTCATCGCCGGTAAAACAGCGCCTCCCGGAAAACGGATGGGGCACGCTGGTGCGATTATCAGCGGCGGTAGCGGAACAGCGGATGAGAAGATTGCCGCTCTGGAAGCAGCCGGTGTCGTTGTGGCGGAAAGCCCGGCAGACATGGGTGCTGCGGTCAAGCGGGCGATTGAGAAAGCCTCTTAA
- the carA gene encoding glutamine-hydrolyzing carbamoyl-phosphate synthase small subunit → MQKTAKLALADGSVFTGTAFGADGEVHGEVVFNTSMTGYQEILTDPSYCGQIVTMTYPQIGNYGIAPEDIESGGIALQGFIVRELCEIPSNYRSTQTLDEYLKAAGVIGLQGIDTRALVRKIRTSGAMTGVLSTVDLDDESLVKKAQSSPQLVGQDLVSKVLPAEAREWDEGLHPLAHSSSTHSLSGKTVTNMAEGEDQAESNYHIVAIDYGMKWNIPRHLKQLGCRVTILPGNCTAEDVLALNPDGVFLSNGPGDPEPLTYAIETIRNLLGKVPIFGICLGHQLLGLACGCKTFKLKFGHRGANQPVLNHDTKQVEITSQNHGFAIDPETMPDDVEVTHTNMNDNTVAGLRHKTHAAFSVQYHPEASAGPHDSHYLFKQFFDSICQTRVSS, encoded by the coding sequence ATGCAGAAAACAGCGAAGTTAGCCCTTGCCGATGGCAGTGTATTCACAGGGACGGCTTTTGGTGCGGACGGAGAAGTCCACGGTGAAGTTGTGTTCAACACGAGCATGACCGGGTACCAGGAAATCCTGACCGACCCTTCTTACTGCGGACAGATCGTCACCATGACCTATCCGCAGATCGGGAACTACGGCATCGCCCCCGAAGATATTGAGTCCGGCGGAATCGCTCTGCAGGGCTTCATCGTTCGTGAGCTCTGCGAAATTCCCAGCAACTATCGCTCGACACAGACTCTTGATGAATACCTCAAAGCCGCAGGCGTCATCGGACTGCAGGGAATCGACACCCGCGCCCTGGTGCGGAAGATCCGAACCTCCGGCGCCATGACCGGCGTCCTCTCCACGGTCGATCTCGATGATGAATCGCTGGTCAAAAAAGCCCAGAGCAGCCCGCAACTCGTCGGCCAGGACCTGGTCAGCAAAGTTCTGCCCGCGGAAGCCCGCGAATGGGATGAAGGCCTGCATCCGCTGGCCCACAGCAGTTCGACTCACTCCCTCTCCGGAAAAACCGTCACCAACATGGCCGAAGGGGAAGATCAGGCGGAAAGCAATTACCACATCGTTGCCATCGATTACGGCATGAAGTGGAACATCCCCCGTCACCTGAAACAGCTCGGCTGCCGCGTAACGATTCTCCCCGGAAACTGCACCGCGGAAGACGTTCTCGCCCTCAACCCGGACGGCGTCTTCCTCTCCAACGGCCCCGGAGACCCGGAACCGTTGACCTACGCCATTGAGACGATTCGTAACCTGCTGGGCAAAGTCCCCATCTTCGGAATCTGTCTCGGACACCAGTTGCTCGGACTTGCCTGCGGTTGCAAGACCTTCAAGCTCAAGTTCGGACATCGAGGCGCAAATCAACCTGTTCTCAACCATGACACGAAACAGGTGGAAATCACCTCGCAGAACCACGGTTTTGCCATCGATCCTGAAACCATGCCGGACGATGTCGAAGTCACCCACACCAACATGAACGACAACACTGTCGCCGGGCTCCGCCACAAAACCCATGCTGCCTTCAGTGTGCAATACCACCCTGAAGCCTCGGCCGGCCCCCACGACAGTCATTACCTGTTCAAACAGTTTTTTGACAGCATCTGTCAAACACGGGTTTCTTCCTGA
- a CDS encoding alpha/beta hydrolase, with translation MNFRFTIALIACTLAAATQFAGFESSSPLRAAEQKQKQKANSPKTGWKPLKDAEFKVYKKTDQGDLHLNIFKPDDWKPSDSRPAVVFFFGGGWRSGNPSQFEPHCRYLASRGMVACAAEYRIKSKHDTTPFECVADGKSAVRWIREHAAELGIDPNRIVAGGGSAGGHVAACTGTVTGFDEPNENKKISSVPNAMALFNPVVDTTETGWKGGPKQLGERCKEISPIHFVRKGTPPTIIFHGTGDTTVLFENVERFTDQMKQKGNRCELIAYPDQPHGFFNLSRNKKNYEDTIVKLDAFLTSLGYLPPQK, from the coding sequence ATGAATTTCCGTTTCACAATCGCGCTCATCGCTTGTACCCTCGCAGCCGCAACGCAATTCGCGGGCTTCGAGTCTTCTTCTCCCCTCCGGGCAGCAGAACAGAAACAGAAACAGAAAGCCAACTCCCCCAAGACCGGTTGGAAACCGCTCAAGGATGCGGAATTCAAAGTCTATAAAAAAACCGACCAGGGCGATCTGCATCTGAATATTTTTAAACCCGATGACTGGAAACCCAGCGACTCCCGACCTGCGGTTGTCTTCTTCTTTGGAGGGGGCTGGCGGAGTGGAAATCCCAGTCAGTTTGAACCTCATTGTCGTTACCTCGCCTCGCGTGGCATGGTCGCCTGCGCTGCCGAATACCGCATCAAATCCAAGCACGACACTACCCCCTTCGAATGCGTCGCGGATGGTAAATCAGCCGTCCGCTGGATTCGCGAACACGCTGCAGAACTGGGAATTGATCCCAATCGCATCGTTGCCGGAGGCGGTTCGGCCGGTGGACACGTCGCCGCCTGCACGGGTACGGTAACTGGTTTCGATGAACCGAATGAAAATAAAAAGATCTCTTCCGTCCCCAATGCGATGGCTCTGTTCAACCCGGTCGTTGACACCACCGAAACCGGTTGGAAAGGGGGACCGAAGCAGCTCGGCGAACGTTGTAAGGAAATCTCTCCCATCCATTTCGTGCGGAAGGGGACCCCACCTACGATTATTTTCCACGGCACCGGCGACACAACAGTACTTTTCGAAAACGTCGAACGCTTTACTGATCAGATGAAGCAGAAAGGTAACCGCTGTGAGCTCATCGCTTACCCGGATCAACCGCACGGTTTCTTCAACCTGAGTCGTAACAAAAAGAACTACGAAGACACCATCGTAAAACTGGACGCGTTTCTGACCTCGCTGGGCTACCTGCCCCCTCAGAAATAA
- a CDS encoding ArsR/SmtB family transcription factor, protein MATNLVDPPQEGTTQRFPTLPDHLEKNLVKVFKLLSDETRLRIMLYLAQEEELFVTALCERLNQSQPAVSHHLALLRDAGLIEARRDGKHNFYSICRTHFHAIMAELFNSFNDPNENIIRIDNFVLTQDLS, encoded by the coding sequence ATGGCCACAAATCTTGTGGATCCGCCCCAGGAAGGAACGACCCAGCGTTTTCCGACGCTGCCAGATCATCTGGAGAAAAACCTCGTTAAAGTCTTCAAACTGCTGTCCGACGAAACGCGACTGCGGATTATGCTTTATCTGGCCCAGGAAGAAGAATTATTCGTAACTGCCTTGTGTGAAAGGCTGAATCAGAGCCAGCCGGCTGTGAGCCACCATCTCGCACTCCTTCGCGACGCAGGCTTAATTGAAGCACGCCGCGACGGCAAACACAACTTCTATTCGATCTGCCGGACCCATTTTCACGCGATCATGGCTGAACTGTTCAACAGTTTTAATGATCCGAATGAGAACATTATCCGCATCGATAATTTCGTCCTCACCCAGGACCTGAGCTGA
- the ndk gene encoding nucleoside-diphosphate kinase yields the protein MALERTLILIKPDAVQRRLAGTILSRFENKGLKIVGLKLMQVTKELSAEHYAEHVEKPFYPLLEEFITSGPVIAIAAEGPEAISVVRSMMGSTNGRESAPGTIRGDFGVSRQMNLVHGSDGPEAAAREIPIYFKPEELVDYESSLSAWVCADDEK from the coding sequence ATGGCTCTCGAACGCACCCTGATCCTGATTAAACCCGATGCGGTTCAGCGCCGGCTCGCCGGCACCATCCTGTCCCGCTTCGAAAACAAAGGCCTCAAAATTGTCGGCCTCAAACTGATGCAGGTCACCAAGGAACTCTCCGCCGAACATTACGCAGAACATGTGGAAAAGCCGTTCTACCCGCTGCTCGAAGAATTCATCACCTCCGGCCCGGTTATCGCCATCGCCGCTGAAGGACCGGAAGCCATTTCCGTCGTCCGCTCCATGATGGGATCCACCAACGGTCGCGAATCCGCTCCAGGCACCATCCGGGGTGACTTCGGCGTCAGCCGCCAGATGAACCTCGTTCACGGCAGCGACGGCCCCGAAGCTGCTGCCCGCGAAATTCCGATCTACTTCAAACCCGAAGAACTGGTCGATTACGAATCCTCACTGAGCGCCTGGGTCTGTGCTGACGACGAAAAATAG